The Castanea sativa cultivar Marrone di Chiusa Pesio chromosome 4, ASM4071231v1 sequence TGTAATGTAACCACCAAAGTAAAAATATACGACAGATGATTTATCtgcttttgatatttttaattctACAATCATCAATTACCTTATCACAAACTTGTCTTTCATCACCACATTAGCACAAAATTTCATATGCACAGGCAAAAGATGTCACTAAACAGGGGAAAAATCCTAATGACATGAAGCACTAAATGAACATACTAGAAAAGAGAACAAAAGAACAAACGAACCTTATAGCTTACTGGCATACCTTCAAAATTTAGCACCTCCAAAATACTCTTCATGTTTAAGCTTAGATGTCCTTACATAGTGGGAGACATAGGTTGCTTTCCCATTTTTGATGCGCAAACCGTGAACCATACTGCAAAGTTCAAGATATCACCTAAATCCCTTCTTGCTTTAAAAGATTAATAAAAAGTGGTAAGGCTTAAAACACAGAACAGAATATCAGAACATATCCAAGTATAATATACTAATATAAAACTAGCAGGATGGTTAGAAACAATCAAGTGCTCTCCACCAAACACACAGACACACAATTCACCAAAACTAACCAGAATATAACACTAGATAAATGTAATAAACATCATCAAAATAGGAAATGATATAAGcaaactaaaatcaaattttctttcCCCTTCAGTAATACAGAAACAGCTGAGCTTGCCAAGGGATCGTAAAAGAAGGATAGCAAGCATATTAACAATTAATGTGTTATGCCAATGttctgaaatttatttatttaatttttttaaactctcaTTAGCTAGATTTTTCAAATACAGAAAGTGGAAAGGTTGAAGCCATGCCTACCAACAGCAAAAAGTGGCAAGTATCATCTTCAATTGACATTCCCAAGTTAGATGAATTGTCTTATGATTCAGTTGGGAAATCAACAAGTCCATCAAGGGCACTTAAATTAACTACCACAAAttccctagtttttttttttttttttaaatggacaCATGCGCACCTCTCTATTTGTGCATGTCTGTTTTTTTCTAATTCACACTTATTACAGCAGATTTGAGAAGGTATTCAGTGCTGACTCTGCTGAGCTTCAGAGCTTGGGACTGACGTTGAGTAGCATTTGAAAATGGCACAAATCCTAGATGGTGGTTTTGCATTTTACACTTAAAAATTCAACATGAACGCACATCGGAAAAATTGGTGCAAGTTGTGTGGGCCTTTTAAAAATCCATGCCTGATTATAGTGCTGCAACTCACCAAATTTGAGAATGAGAGCTATAGCATTGTCATCCAGCAATTCAGCTGCTGATTAATCTCATCCACCATCGCATGAACCTCATCCTTTTGTGGATATAAAAAATCATCCATAACAAACTCATGTACTACACCATTCAATACAATCGTGCTATAGCCAGGTGTGGTTTGTAGTGCTTTCTTCTTCATATACTTCCTCAGTTTCATTACCTTCTCTAAGTTGCCAACTGAATGATAAATGCTTAGCAACAGAGCATAATCCCCTTTTTCTTGAGCCTTGTTCAACAAAATGTTCAATCACTTGCTCTGCAAGTGTAACATGGCCATGAATTCTACAAGCCCCAACTAAGGTCCTCCACATTGTTGAATCTGGCTTGACCCCCATCGACATTATAAGCTGATAGGCCTGATCAAGCAAACCAGCATGACCCAAGAGATCAACCATACATCCATAATGATGAATATTAGGCACTATCCCAAACTCTTTGCTTATACAATCAAAAAACATCAATCCCGCATCAACTAACCCACAATGACTGCAAGCAGAAAGAACTCCTGTAAAGGTCTGATCATCAGGTTGAACACCCAATTTCTGCATCTCCCTAAAGGCTTCAATAGCTTCTTTTGCGCGTCCATTCATTGCTAAACTGGAAATCATAGAACTCCATGAAACCACATTCTTATTGCGCATTCCCTTGAACACTTCACGAGCCTTATCCAAACGTCCAGTCTGCGAGTACATTGTCATAAGAGAATTAGACAAATTGACAGCATCACCATAACCATGCTCATCAATATACTCACGGATTTTTTTCACCGAATTCCAATGAATTCTAGTGGGCACACGCTTGCAAAAGATGTAAACACGTAACACGATCGGGTTCACATCCATTACTTTCACTCTGCATCATAGTATGAAACAAAACGAATGCATCCCGGGTCCTGTTATTACTTACACAGCAAGAAATTAACACATTCCAAGCAATAGTGTCTCTCTcaggcatttcatcaaacactttATTTGCTTAATCACACTTCACGTGGCATGAATACAATTCAATCAAAGAAGCAATAGGCAATGGTATATTCTAATAGCGTCAAAGAGAAGACCCTAGGTTTTCAAAGAATATACAATCAGTTCGTCATTTTACAATTTGCATGACTAGAATTAAGGGTATGCAGCCAACTGCTAACCCACCAAAACCGACCTAATCCAATCCAACCCGCTAGGTTGGGTTGGTTTTAAGgttttggtgggttgggttggattgggtaacaaattttttttgatagtgggtttgggtcataaaattctAAACCTGTcaaacccgacccaacccaccaatatatttaatatatatatatatatatatatatatatattatataattaataattttttaaaataattatctcttcctatcttatataaaagccaattagttTACACAAATCCtaataaattactattattgCATTTAAGGAGTTTGATACtaatctttgagttttttttaatattttaatatttatattttttctgctcaatttaataataatagtaataaaaaaaattatccaacccATTAGTTCAAACCGACTCATGTGGGTTAGGTCAAAAAATCCTTCtaacccgacccatgcacacccctaactGGAATTATAAAATTTGGAGCAACcacttaatttattaataaaatttgttcattATGTTCAAATTTTACTCAATGGCCctcatattaaaaaattattattattattaaacaaacacCGAAAGCACTAGtgtctcatttttctctttttaatattttctcttttgttttgttttgttttgtttttttttttgctcatatATAACTCATTAGTTTTAATAGCATTTAAAGTATATATTCATGAAAATATATTAGTAATTCTATTTAGTTAAAAACtcttttactttcaaaaaacaaacgctttttttttttttttttctgaatttgGGATATAGGAATGCATGATTTTTTCTCATtggaaaaaaatagatttttttttgagaaagaaaaaaaaacattcgtctatgtgtttgtttctaaaaaataataataataacattagttgtttaattttatctaaaattaattataaatataatgtatctaaaacTATTGTTATACTTAAATATGTAATCTTAACATATTTAACTTGGTTCTCTGGAAAATATTTCTAACTCTATTACGATTCGAAGTCTTGAGTCATTCTTCTATGATGGATAACCACAGTTGGACTGTTGGAGTATCTATTCGTGTGTTATCAATGCATAACTTGGCTTATCATCAGTTTATTAATCTGTTGCTTACTAATTTTGTGATTTGaatcgatatatatatataagtttagaaacaaattttcattttttagaagaaaagtTTAGAAATAATTGGTTTCCTAAATCTAAGAGGAATAGGAAACAAATTCGTATAAGTATTATCTTTAGTATAAAGTTAGAAAGACAGGTGGGTATTTCTTGATGACTTAATTAATCTTAATTGCTCTCCTAAATCTAGTAGGAATAGGAACTTCATTCCGAGACTAATTCGGTTTCCCAACAcaaactatatatacacacattggCATAGACTTAGGTTCCAAAAGTCTCTAAGTTTCTCTCTCAGTTCTTGTTGTTATATATCATCCTATATATCTTACTTTCAAACATGTCTCGAACCAGATTCAGCATCGCCAAACACACTAATTTCCGGGTATGGCAGGAAAGCCAacccagcagcagcagcagcaaccaGCTGCAGCCACAATCTCGGAGGAGGTTGCACTTGTTGGATGGCTTCCCCATCGAATTTCGAACGCGTAAGCTAGTGAAATCGGAGATTTACGTCGGCAACTGTCCCGAACCAGTGGATTCCTACCAACAAGTATTCAGTTGGAGCAAATCCATCTGGCTTCCCAGACACCAGGTGTTGTTGCATGACAATGGTGCTCGCTTGTTGTCTGTGCTTCGCGACTTGGACACCCAGTTGGAAAATCCCGCTGCTGTGTCCCGAAAAATAGCGAGGGTTGCTGCATCGGCTGAGAGATCGAGGATGccaattgttgtgaaattattgacCACGGTGAAGGTAACTAGATTTGATGATTATGAGTTTTCATCCCAGCAGGTGCTTGATGATACAGTAGTCTCGAACTCCATGGAGACTTACGAGTTTAAACCCGTCCCGGCGACTAATTTTTCCATTGAGAATTTGGATAAGGTTAGGTTTCAACTAGGGTCGAAGTTGGTTCGAGAATGTATCATCTGCATGGAAGAGTTTCAGATTGGTTCAGAAGTCACTCGCATGCCATGTTCACATATTTATCATGGAGAATGTATCTTCAAGTGGTTGAAGACAAGTCATTTATGTCCCTTATGCCGATACCCAATGCCACATGATTGTTGAGAATGAGAATTAAGGATCATGTTGTTGTTCAATATTTATTAAGTTGTTATATTGctactgaatttttttatggattttatgATTACCCCATTtgatttttgtatatatatccTATTACTTTGTCATTCTAAATATTATTTGGCTTTccataaatcataaaaaacaatCATCTCTCATATTACTTCTCAGatgctttaattttctaaacTGATTAGAAATGTTTGGCAAAGCTACTGAAGCGGATTTCCTGCTTTGGATCAACAAATTAACACCAATAAGATCAAAGCTTTTCAAAATCAGATCAGGCTTCCATGGGGATTTAAGCTGGTTAGGCTCACGAAAAGTACTTGGGATGTTCAAAGTGACAAATCTTGGTCCCATCTCTAGCTAATACGATGTTCAAAGtgtcaactctctctctctttattttcacattgtaatttatttgtgtAGAATAGTCAATATCCAATTGCCATCTATCTAGTAAATAAATACTTACATGTTATTGAATATACTATCCTCTTTAGCTACGTGGTAAATATCCCtcataatatatatgtatatatctcacatgtttttattgtaaatatttacataatattttatatgtaaataaatactcatacatatatatatatatatatatatatatatatatatatatatatatatatatatatagtttgaacaaaactttgtcaaaaatcaaaatttctcactaaaataataacgtttgaaataaattaaaatgaggtATTATCCTTTGGATAGACATTTTggagtgtctaacaccttcctcGCATATAGCCAAACTTTTGAATCCAAGATCTTTAGTTTGAGACATTCAGTTtaccttaattaattaacccttaaaattgatttaaataattaagtaaCTTAAAGAATTAGACAAATAAGAGACTAACACACCTAATACAAAATCAATAATTGGTAGcgatttctaaaataaaattaagaaaaagagactCACAAATACACCTCACTCTAGAAACACATAATGCACACAAACTGCACATCACAAAGGACACAAAGAGTCACTTTACTGCATACCTCCTTCcctaaattattaataaacttttttcattatgtttaaattttacttaATGGCCCtcctcattttattattattattatagataatTATACAGGCACTTAAAGCATTAGTgtatcattttttctctttcaatatatatatatatatttcttttgtcCTATATAATTCATCAGCTTTAAGAGCATTTACAGTACATATTCATGAAAATATATTAGTAAATCTATTTACTTAAAAACTCTCTCTTTTCCAGAAACAAACGCTTTTTGATTGAGTTAGGAATATCGGAATGTATGGTTTTTTAActttagaagaaaataaattatggtTTCTATGGATAGAATTTTGTGGGCTGTTCTATTTTGTTATTGATAATAaa is a genomic window containing:
- the LOC142630401 gene encoding pentatricopeptide repeat-containing protein At3g47530-like, with the protein product MDVNPIVLRVYIFCKRVPTRIHWNSVKKIREYIDEHGYGDAVNLSNSLMTMYSQTGRLDKAREVFKGMRNKNVVSWSSMISSLAMNGRAKEAIEAFREMQKLGVQPDDQTFTGVLSACSHCGLVDAGLMFFDCISKEFGIVPNIHHYGCMVDLLGHAGLLDQAYQLIMSMGVKPDSTMWRTLVGACRIHGHVTLAEQVIEHFVEQGSRKRGLCSVAKHLSFSWQLREGNETEEVYEEESTTNHTWL